TACCTTAACTTCATCTCCTGTCCTTAGGATCAACTAAAGGGGGAACTAAAAAGGAGTGCAACGAAACTTCCCGGGTGTATCgcggaagaaaacaaggcGAAAAGCAAGTGAAGTATTGTTGGAAAGATCATACCCACACGTTCCTGTAGTAGGTAACCATCTGACATTTTGGAATTGCAATTTTTCCCATTCCTCGGCCGATATAATGCAACGCCGCACACcagttttgcttttgctgctgtgctCTCTCTTAACCCTTCCCAATGATACGGTTGCACGGCCCAAGATGAGTCGAAGAGAACTGAGAAGATATCTCCCTCGGGAACCACCAGCAGAGCCCTCATTTCATCACCTTCGAAGCGTAGTCTTGCTTCAACGCACCGGAAGTGAGAAGGATTCAGTATCAGAGTGTAATGGAGAAACTCCATTTCCCACGGGAGAACCGGTTTTGGTCAACACAACACTGACCGACGGCACCAAACGTCGGTTCGTCATCTACGTTCCTAGTTCATATGCCGagcggaaagaaaaggttaGCCTGAAACTTCTATTTCATGGCCTTGCGGGTGATTGTGCCACCTTTCTTAACACTACAGGTTTCATTCCGCATGCAGAAAAGGATGGCTACATCTTAGCGAGTGCTTGTGGAACTTCCAGTTTGATGGGTGCTGGATGGAACGCCGGTGAgtgttgccttttctttaatGGCGCCGCCCCTAATGACACTGAGTTCGCGAAACACATCATCGATGTTGTATCATCCAAGGCGTGCGTGGACCGGAATAAGGTAATGTCGGTCGGTTACAGCAATGGGGCAATGCTGTCCGAATTGCTTGCTTGTCAGAACCCTCCTATTGTGCGAGCCGTCGCTTCTGTTGCCGGCACTCTGGCAATGTCTCCGGGTGGCGAAGGCGGTATCGCAGCGTGTGCAAAGATGTTGCGGGGTGGTGAAAGCGGCTGCAGGACTAGCATATTGAAGATTAATGGCATGCGCGATGGGTACGTCCCATTTCGTGGGAGTTCTTTTCTCAATTTACCGGCCATTTCTGAAAATGTCAAGGGTTGGGTCAGTGCCAACGGTTGCCGCGGACGCGGAGTCACAACAATTAGCAATAGCAAGTTTCGGAACAAGGTGTACAATGATTGCAGTAGCGAAAACGGTGTGCTTTATCGGTTCTGGTGCTTCATACACCGACTGGCACATTTTCCTACTGGATTAGGGAGCAAAAAGAGTACCGATGTGAATACTAGTGATGCCAATGAAAAAGATGCAACTGGTGAAGATGCTCCAGCAACCGAGACTTGTAAAAAAACTGTTGTCGAGTCGGTTTATGCGTTGGAGGGTACTCACGAGTGGCCCAATAAAGAAAATTTCTCGGCAACGGCCTATATATATGAATTCGGAAAGCGTGTACTCGGCAGTTATTGAGATGCTGCTTGTGCTAGTGGAAAAGTTCGAACGTAAAACCCACCGTTTTATCcgtcttcttccttttattttaaattcgAATTGAACTAGAAGGAAGGAgctcaagaaagaaaaatggtaaTTTGTTatagtttgtgtttgtgtgtgtgtgtgtgtttattctCATGTTAatgttcatttttgttttaaccTGTTAACAACAACTGTAATTAGTACTGTTGTGACaagtattttattattttttttcggtgtggCGGTAGCGAGAATAACAaattttcctctccctttcctccctcagtttgcccccctttttttaacttcACCCGTTAAGTTAGACGTAGCAAATGTGTAGGGCATGTTGCAAAATCATTATTATACGAGCGGGTTTTAAGACATGTGGTCGTTGTATTAACCTACGGTTTCGTTCCCTTGATTGAGAATGAAGCTGTAGAGATGGGAGTTAATGTTAATGAAAACGTCAGAACGGGAGTGACCTCACGGTAACACAAATCACGTTGCGAGTGGGCTgccggaaagaaaaaaaaggaaaagtataaaataaaaccatacaaaacgaaaaaaagaagaaacggggaTGGGAGCTGAGGAAACGCGCTAATCTTCCTTCCTGCCTGCGGGAGGGGTGTTGGTAATCatgatgataatagtaataaccgTGAAGATTGTAATGGTAGAGCTTGGGGACGCGTAACGAGCGGTATTggtttccccttttgttgtttttgttattactacTTATTTGTTGGAGTACCTACCgtggttgtgttttttttttgttatttcttcGGTTGTGTTTTCTCCACTTAGGTCGCTTCTTTACTTCGCGTGCCAAGGAACAACTGAGAGACTTGCCACCACTTTCGCCACGAGTGAATATGGTGTTCATGATCGAATGAAGGGAAGCATGTGAGATTGTAAGGAAGCGATCAAAGCAAACGTGGGGCAATCTTATCTGTTTTCATTAACCGCGctattatatatatgaagttcatttttctttaaatatcTGCGATCGCTAATGCTAAACATCATATTATCActgctgttattattttattcaaAGTGAGCTGACGGCACTAGCGGTGGCAGTAGGAGGGAAACATGCCAAAATCGAAGCGAGCTACGATTGTGCCACTTACGAAGACGCGTTCGAAAACGCGTGAGGAGAAGGATGAACTTATCAACAAAATTCGCGATGCACTCGACGACTACACGGATGTTTATACATTCGAGCTCTCTAACATTCGCACGAACATCCTCCAGCAAATACGCGAGGAAAGGCGCAATGACAGCCGCCTCTTTCTCGGAAACAACAAGCTCCTCATGATCGCTCTTGGTCGAGACGACTCCAGTTCGCAGAGACCTAACCTACATAAGCTCAGTAAGTACCTTACCGGTTCATGCGGACTGCTCTTTACCAACCTCCCTCATCAAGATGTGAAGGAGTACTTCAAGGGTGTCAGCGCGGACGTGTTTGCTCGGACTGGGCAAGTTGCAACTTGTCCCTTGCTTTTGCGTACGGGGCCTCTCGCACAGTTTCCACACAGCATGTTTGATCACCTCTCACGTCTCGGGCTTCCCATCAAACTGGACAAGGGGGTCATTGTTCTGCTGCGCGACACGACGGTGTGTGAAGTGGGCGACACTCTTACGGCGGAGGCTGCTCAACTTTTGAAGTTGTTTGGCATTCAGTCAGCGGAGTTTAAACTAGAGCTAACGGCCCATTGGGCGAAGGGTGTCGTCAAACGAAtgtcaaagaaaaagaaggaggaagaaaattaaaGAGTGTCAGCGGGTGCAGCTACAAGAAcaggcaaagaaaaatgggtTCGCACAGTAGGGGTCTGAGAGCAGCGAGGAAACAGGGGAACAGCGGGGAATGCTGCGCGTCATTCTTGGGGTGAGGTTCGGTCCTGGGAATTGCCGGTTTTCACTACCTGTTGTCTTTAAAACTATAACGAGTAAATTAGTAAAGAGAAAACGAAAGGGGGTAAGAAAGACCACCACCCTGTTCTTCTTAAACTCCGCTTTCGCAGCGCCATAAACCCCAGTAATATCAACTCTTTCATCATTCACatttcttattattgtgtatATGCTCACCTTACACGTGAGAAGAACCGTAGGATATAAAAACCCGGCCAAACAGGTAACGAGGAAAGAGCTGTTTCGTCAAGATAGTACGGGTCGACGTTTTGTAAATTTGGAGTCCCATTCTCTGTGTTAGGATCAGAGGAAGCGACAAGCACATAACAACGGCAGACCCTCGATAAGACTAAACGTTAACTTCTCCGCCTCTGTTGTTACGCAACCACGACGCCATCGACGACGTGGCCTCAGTGGTTGGGAGCATCATATACACCAAACGTAACGCCGGAGCGTGAGGTTTGGAAGATATCATGAATTCTGCTGCGAGTGAAGAGCAAACTAATGTGTTTCTGATGGCCATTCGGCCCGGAGGAATTCTGTATCCTCAACTTCAGTGTGCACCGATGGAGGTTTTGTGTTGCCCGCGGCAGTCGTCCCTTGTAGAAACCGGGTTTGCACCTTATCTCTCGCTTCCTGCGC
This region of Trypanosoma brucei gambiense DAL972 chromosome 10, complete sequence genomic DNA includes:
- a CDS encoding 60S acidic ribosomal protein, putative, translating into MPKSKRATIVPLTKTRSKTREEKDELINKIRDALDDYTDVYTFELSNIRTNILQQIREERRNDSRLFLGNNKLLMIALGRDDSSSQRPNLHKLSKYLTGSCGLLFTNLPHQDVKEYFKGVSADVFARTGQVATCPLLLRTGPLAQFPHSMFDHLSRLGLPIKLDKGVIVLLRDTTVCEVGDTLTAEAAQLLKLFGIQSAEFKLELTAHWAKGVVKRMSKKKKEEEN